The Shewanella mesophila genome contains the following window.
CTGGCGCAAAGACTCGGCTATATCAGAGTTTAAGCCTGGCAGACTGATCTCAGCGCTACCGCTTCCCGCGCTGAAACACTTAAGAGTATGTTGTTTAAAATAGCGTTCTAATGGCCCCTGAGACAAGCTTACATGTTGTAATCGAGTGTAGGGCAGTGATATTTTTTGATGCCAAACAATCCCTTTTTGCATGACAAATTCATGCTCAAATGCGCCATAGGCAAGAGAGAGTGCGTACCGATGACGCCCATAGCTTATGATGCCAGCCAATAGCAGGGCTAAACTCACAACGGCTAACAAAATTGTCATCGGTAAGTTAATCACTATGCCCGCTATCGGCAGGACGATAAGGAAAGGGATGAACAAGGTGAGGTTTTCTATTTGCACCTGTCTAACATAGCTAGGTTCTACTGGCGTCAGTGGGATCTGGTCGAAACTAAGCCATTCTTTGGGGGATAGCTGGGTTCTTGTAAGGTCTATTTTTTGGCTAAGCGGCTTAACATCTTCCATTTGTTATCCTAGGCATTTTAGTTTTTGTTGTTAATTTAGACTATATCAGCATCTTACAGGACTTAATTAGTGATATGCACCATACAAATTTTAGTGTTAAGCATCATACAATTTTGTTAGTAACTATGGTTAGGTCTGTTATGTTACAGAGTGTTGATTTTCATTATGACTATGAGGTGTTTGAGTGAGTGATGTCGTGTCAAAACAGAAAAAGGCGTTTCTTCGAAAGCTCTATCTCGCCCATCTTATCGATAACGATCGGCATAATTTATTGTCTCTAAATAAACTCACCGGAATGCCGAGGCGCACCTTGCAAGATGCCATTGCCGCACTTGTCGATCTAGGTATCGAATGTCATTTTATTCAAGATGGTGAGCGTCATGACGCAGGTTACTATCAAATTAGTACCTGGGGGCCAATAAGCAGTAGCTGGGTTTGCACTCATATTGATGAGCTATTGAAGCTGCTTAACTAGGTTCTGTTGACCATTTTAGGAGACCATTCAAGGTTGTTTTTGCAGCGAATTGCAGGGAGTTTATATAGGGTAGAGGCTTTGCGGTGTCGTTATTCTACATAAAAATCAAAGAGCGCCGTAGAAATGATCTGCGAACGTTGCCCAAAGGGGTTGGCTAAAAACATTTTACTCTTTGTTAAGTGAATTTTACTGAGATTACTAGGCCGCAATCCACTCGCCTCGATTAACACGTTTTTGTATAGAACAAAATTTAACCAGTAAAGATCAACAGGATCTAGGCATGAAGAGTACGCTTCATCAGAGTTTATGGTTTGATACCTTAGGTGAGTCAATGGAGTGTCGCGCGCCATTGACTGCAGATATAGAGGCCGATGTGGCCATTATTGGTGCTGGTTATACAGGGCTTTGGACCGCGTACTACCTAAAACAGAAATCGCCATCCCTAAAGATTGTAGTCGTCGATGCTTCGGTTGCTGGAGAGGGCGCATCAGGCCGCAATGGTGGCTGGCTGATGGGCAGCTTTGTTGGTGACACTCATTACCTTGCAGGCCTTTCTGGCACAGGCTTTTCTCAAGCAAAACGGTTAATTCAAAGTCCCATAGATGAAGTGTCAAGGGTACTTAAACAACATCAAGTGGACTGCGATTGGGTTCATAGCGGTAATGTGCGCGTTGCCGCCCGTTATCCCGAGCAACTTCAAGCACTGCGGGCTGAAATAGCGCTATTACATCGACAAGGATTTACCGAGCAGGATTATCGCTGGTTGGAGGGCTGTGAGTTCAATCAAGCGATCAATATGCGTAAAGGTGCTGCGGCGATCTATACCCCTCACTGCGCTACCATTCATCCGCTGAAGCTGGTGCGAGGTCTTGCACGTATCGTTGAATCTCTGGGGGTCACTCTATATGAGCATAGCCCTGTAACTGCATTTGGCAGCGGCCTGGTAAAGTGTGAAACAGGGTCTATTCGCGCCGATATTATTGTGCCCGCGCTCGAAGGTTATCAAGCCGAGGTGAGTCAATTAGGGCGCTACACTCTGCCTGTTCAAAGTTTATTAATCGCCACAGAACCACTGAGCGAGAGTCTATGGCAGCAGATAGGTTTGGCGGATCGCGCCACTTTTAGCGATGCGGCTCGGCAGGTGACTTATGGTCAGCGAAGTAAAGATAACCGTTTGGTGTTTGGTGCCCGCGGCGGCTATCGTTTTGGTGGTGAGACTCAAACTCAGTTTGCGACTGGCAGTGACGCATTTGCTTGGCGAGCGAGGTTAATGGTCGATCTTTTCCCTGCACTTAAAGATATTAATATCACTCATCGCTGGGGCGGCACGCTTGCGATGGCGAGAAAGTTTGCCCCCCATGCCATCTTCGATAAGCGGAATGGTATCGCACTTGTTGGTGGTTATGGCGGCGAAGGTGTCGGGGCGTCCAACCTGTTTGCCCGAACCTTAAGCGATCTTATTCTTGAGCGTGAAACTGAGTTATCCCATATGCCTTGGGCGCATTTGAGTGAGATAAAACAAGTATTAACCCCTTGGGAACCTGAGCCATTTCGCTGGTTAACTTATCAATTGATTAATAAGATTTTTAGCTGGGAGGAGCGCCTGTGCCTGCAATCGAACCCGTCAAGCCTGCAAAAGCGTATCGCGATCCAGTTAGCCCAGCGCCTAGATAGCTTGATGCACTAATTCGATGGATTGATTGGATGGACTAAGTTCGACGAACTAACTTGATGCACTAGTT
Protein-coding sequences here:
- a CDS encoding PH domain-containing protein — its product is MEDVKPLSQKIDLTRTQLSPKEWLSFDQIPLTPVEPSYVRQVQIENLTLFIPFLIVLPIAGIVINLPMTILLAVVSLALLLAGIISYGRHRYALSLAYGAFEHEFVMQKGIVWHQKISLPYTRLQHVSLSQGPLERYFKQHTLKCFSAGSGSAEISLPGLNSDIAESLRQHLLAKAAAVRQAQQDVSPPEQESLPTQSPQRPSQAVPSHPVAGNDDDE
- a CDS encoding NAD(P)/FAD-dependent oxidoreductase, whose product is MKSTLHQSLWFDTLGESMECRAPLTADIEADVAIIGAGYTGLWTAYYLKQKSPSLKIVVVDASVAGEGASGRNGGWLMGSFVGDTHYLAGLSGTGFSQAKRLIQSPIDEVSRVLKQHQVDCDWVHSGNVRVAARYPEQLQALRAEIALLHRQGFTEQDYRWLEGCEFNQAINMRKGAAAIYTPHCATIHPLKLVRGLARIVESLGVTLYEHSPVTAFGSGLVKCETGSIRADIIVPALEGYQAEVSQLGRYTLPVQSLLIATEPLSESLWQQIGLADRATFSDAARQVTYGQRSKDNRLVFGARGGYRFGGETQTQFATGSDAFAWRARLMVDLFPALKDINITHRWGGTLAMARKFAPHAIFDKRNGIALVGGYGGEGVGASNLFARTLSDLILERETELSHMPWAHLSEIKQVLTPWEPEPFRWLTYQLINKIFSWEERLCLQSNPSSLQKRIAIQLAQRLDSLMH
- a CDS encoding winged helix-turn-helix domain-containing protein; translation: MSDVVSKQKKAFLRKLYLAHLIDNDRHNLLSLNKLTGMPRRTLQDAIAALVDLGIECHFIQDGERHDAGYYQISTWGPISSSWVCTHIDELLKLLN